In Lolium rigidum isolate FL_2022 chromosome 7, APGP_CSIRO_Lrig_0.1, whole genome shotgun sequence, the DNA window AGGCAGCCGACACCAACGCTGCTGTGCTCCCGCGGATGTCGATTGGGGCGAGGTGGCGGCAGCGGAGCTCGGgtcggggcggcggcgtcggggactcggggcgtggcggcggcagcggagctCGGGGCGGGGCGAGTTTTCGTAGTGCAGGAGCTGCGCTGcctgcgcacggtggccagctgctcCCGAGCGTCACGAGCTGAGTGGCCCTCGCGCGCCGTACGGCTGGCCACGATGGCGGCCGGAGCTTCCGGAGTCGCGGGGCGCTCCAGCGCTCCGTACGACTGCCCCGACGGCATCCATCGCCACGGCTCTGCTTGCGCATGTGTGCTGCAGTACGGCGTGCTGCCACGGCCCTTTTCTCTCTCCTTAATAATGAAGCTTTCTCTCACTCTTCAGGTCCACCTATTGTATTCTAGTGAGTACTTTTTAGTATATGAGGAAAAGACAACTGCTATATAGGGCCCACACGGCACATCAACCAATGGGAGACAGACTTGTGGCCGGAGCACATGCCGGCAGGTTCATTCTTGCGTTTCCCTtatttgcatgcatatatatggatGGATCAATGGCCGTGAGTCGTGCATAGCTTAACCCGATCAACGGCCGCCGGAGAGTGGAGACCATCCAAGTGTGAGAGTTCTCTTTGCTAGATCGTGAGTTAGTGTATGTTTAAAACAAGGAAAAAGAATCGAGCTGATTGATTTCTAGCGTTGCTTTATTGCTCCTCTTAGCGTGTACGTACGGTTGAAAAGGtaaagaaaaatttaaaaaagcaatcaggtcgatTCCTGATTCGAGTCGGCCATGTTTCCTCAAGCGTTTATAGGAAACAAAATACGATCGACCGTGTCCTATTTAAGACCATGTTTAGAAAACAAAATCCGATCGATCGAGTCGGCCATAACCTCACGTTTTTTCTCTTGTATATGTGCGGATGTGACGGAACAGTGCTTGCTTTTGGGCCGTCATGTTTTTTTATTTAAGCCCGCATAGGCTGCTTTCACCTTTAAGCTGAGAGGCCCAagtgtgacaccaggcagccacctattgcaatttaatagtaaagataatgccTGTAAACAAGGATGCAATTTGCTTTGATTGGGCAGTAAAAAGGGGACGCAACCAAAAAAATCTCTTTCCCGAGAAGCCAAAATCAAACGACAACCATCTCTTTCCCAAAATCCCCTGCTTTCTCCACTCCACCCAACTCCCTCGCCGCTCAGCCGCCCgccggccggccaccccacccaactccctcgccgccgccgccggacagcCCTTCCCACCCAATCCCCCTCCGCCTCCCTCGCTCCCTGCCTCCACGCATCAGACCTGGGCTACGGCCCAAGCCGCAGCAGCAGAGGCCGGCGCTGGAGGTGGATAGCGTCCGTGTCCCGCCACCGTGGCTCGCCCCCGGGGAGACaaggacgacgagatggtgctcGCCCTCCCGGAGATGCCGTCGCCGCCGACCTCCCGCACAACCTCCACGACCTGCGGCCACCGGCGACGTCCCCGATCTGCTGCTGCCGGAGACCCCACTCCGTCCCTCTGCCgtcggccggccacctccccaacTCAGCTGCTCGGTGAGGCCCCTCGCTACATAATCTGCGCGCGCTTGCTGATTCTAGAACATTTTGTCAAATGTCAATGGCTGAGAAAGTGTTGATGTACTTTAGTGTGTGTGCATAAGATAGGAAAATAGTACTGGTTCAGAGTTTACACTCGAATGCGTGCCCCTAGAGTTCATGATGTGAGTAGGCAGGGAGGGATATGCGCATTGATCTTCAAGACAGGCATGCATGTTGTGTTTAAACTTTTTAGATCAACCAATATATCCTGATGCAATTGTATGTATAAGCACTGGATTAGGCAGTGCGTGAGTGCATCATCTACAGTGCGTGCAACTTGTGTAGCAGCATGAGAGTAGAGATGCAATGTGTACCTGTCAGCAGCAGTGTTAGCTCGTAGGAAAGGTATGCTGGGCACGATGCTGTGTTGGGGTTGTGTGTTGTAAAAGAAAAGCTGCAACTGTGTAGCAGTCTTCAGTTAAGCTGAACCAGAAAGGCCACCCACAGTTATTGGGGCGGTTGGAAAAACTCTTTTTTGGTTCTCACCACTGTATTTCCTCTACCTGAAACCTCACTATCGCCGGAGTTGATTCAGAGCTGCATTTGTGTGTGTTTCACTTGGAATAGGGAGATGACCGGGCTTGATCGTAGGTCGCAAAGCTTGTCTTCCACTTTTGCGCGTCCTTGAGCttgtcccagcaatggaccatatggtagcCCTTCTTATGCAATGCCTTGAACCTCTCCTTCCGGttcttgcgccggccgcgacgcttcgcgcCTCGACGCATTTCTCCTCCTTGGATAGCACCTTCTTTACCGCCTTCGGCTTTGCGTCCCGGCCACCGGTggtggcccgctttgcttccgccggagctgcagcctccatgctggcggtcgtggctacgggggagtgtggagCGGCGGCGGGTGAGAGGGTTACCTCggcatccatggtggtggctgcggcggcgacgacgtccaACGCTTCTGGACTGCTTGCgccggtctactttgatttttcgcgcCAGGAACGGAAATGTTATCGGCCTCCATGTAACTGACGCGCCGGTCCTACGTTATTTTTGGCGGACACTCGGCCCGACCGTGGAGCGTTCGCGGAGACACAAACCTGTCTCATAtttaggccaggtttgcgtcgccgcggacggcccggtcactttgtatCGCTCCGCTGGAGCAGGACCCCAGACACATTTTCAGTCACGGCGAACGCAAACGATCGGTTAGCGTCCATTTATGTTGCGGCGCTGGAGATGCCGTAACGCGCGCGAGGTCAGTGGGGATGTGACCCCGTGGCAAAACCGTACAgctaagggtgtcaagtgggatcccacttttgtcccacttgtagtataatttaactttttaaatataaattttaacatcaaaatttgaactacatagtacaaaatgacatcccaccgggatcccatAGTCACAGCCATGTTTGAACTGAACCTCCCTCCCGGAGGTGACCAACCATCGTGAGAGCTCAGCTCATTGCTCATTGTTGACCCACGGCTCCTCCTACTCGTGTGCGTGCCCAAGTGCTATTGTCTGAACTGTTGTTTTCTTGGAGCATACATGGGCAGCAAACGGACCGCCCCAGCTGCCCACTACTGCGCACGTACTGCTTGGTCTCTAATTCTGGAGCTTCCATTTTTCCAATGATTGTACACCACATATCATGATGTTTTTCCAATAATTGCACCATGTAGGCTGTGGATTTTTCTGATCTTCTGTTCAATCAAATCTGCTGGCGGAAAAGGTTTCACTTTGCTTCACAAAAggtggcgatttacacaaaaataacccaaaagtggaagaaaagcacagactgaccctccggcgaaactatttcaccaatctaacccttttgtgtggcgcccctcccacgggcgccacacatgcccatgtggctccctccctgccggcgccacacacccggccgacgtggccccctcgccggcgaggctggtgcgcccgtccgacgtggcagcatgtgtggcgcccctcccaacggcgccacacatgccaacttatatcatgttttcggtcgaaaacatccGGGGGCTCCGGAACGtcacgggacttagccgtttgcgaggctcgatgtgtggcgccgacgccacgggcgccacactagcatgtgtggcgccgatgccacgggcgccacacatccacttaagtgtggcgcccgcgccgcgCCCGGCCCGACGCAGCCggtttcttctcttctctctgttCCTCCCgggaaaccgccgccgccgccgagtccccttcgcccccccaccaaatcgaccaagcaatcgtcagatccggccggccaagtccttcctcctccattcctcaaggtattccccttcgaatccctcacattcatccactaatttcatagatcttgctagatttgcacatgaaccctagacatggaaactagatttgaaatggctatgtatgtgttgaatgtgtatgtgtaggaaccctagatatgtaggaaccctagatatgtaggaaccctagatgtgttgaatgaaattttacatgtatgtgttgaaatccttatgtatgtatgtggtgaaaggcaaaattggagcttagcaaatgcattctattgtcttacatatgtctattatgtgcctaggaatggtatgtcttacgaaattcatatgtgtgatgtatttggatatgaactctcatgtatgtgtgatgtatatgtgattcgaaagttagatatattctcatgtattcttgatggaataactcatatttgttaggaatgtatgtgtgatggcttatttggatatattctcatgtatgtgttgctcatatttggtatgaatggctcataatatgttgtatgtgttgctcatacatgtaggatggtgtggcttccggatgaagagtacgacggggagcaccgggctgttcatatgacggagaggggaacggatcttcaccctttgaagattcgttaccatggcacaccggatataccttatgacgagaggtacacggagttcatccggcctaccggtcttatgccgttcatatcccttgtaagccgtgggggccacacatgaacccctcggcactcaccgcccttgtcgaccggtggaggccggagactcacaccttccacttgagggccggcgagatggcccctactctgcgaggatgtttccatgatccttgcactacctattcagggcgagccactcgTGCATGAACAcagcttcgatgggtggcgcGGACGGATGGAGGATCTTATTGGCgagggctcctccgccgccgagaaaatccaaaggagagagttcccgcggCGCGTCTTTCACTTGGATCGGAACTAACTTTGCGagaatgccccatagaggccgacgaggacactcggaggacgtacgccgcgtgtacttatggtacatgatttccaggactctctttcccgacggtgggggtaagctggcccattggtgttgggctgaaggcgcttacggtgttggacgcccggtggagttggggaacggcggcacttgcctacctctaccggcaggtgatgatttgttctatgtactattttcctatagtagtgcgctacacaaagtagtaaccaaatatcttatgtatgcggttggacgaagcttgtcgcgggGCCGGGAGCAAGACGggtagcggcggtattggtggatgcatgctcctactttccgtatggagctgggaccgcctatcggttgggcgtcccggggtactcaacgagacgccatggcctcatttccctcactttctcgatcgggagcccacttgggcatacctttgggacaatgtctcggagatgacgagcgatccaatgatcATGTACGGGCGGTACactcgcggagttggacactcttaccggctGAAGCGGGTAACCGAtcactgcggagttgcaatcctagttttgattgattctacggcatctactaaataattgtatgtctgcgggtggaatgggagccatatggtagctactaccgtattggcgcggcgatgactgacctaaaccccaagtgcacggaggaggcgcggttcggcGTATGcgtctgcccactcatatgcatgtggcttgttgaacaccaccagccgcaaagagtgatgagacaggtTTGAGGCATGTATCGGGAGTGTggcgccgtggcatcggcgccacacatgccaacttatatgaaccattGGGTCCAAAACATCGCGTGGGACAAATcctgcgggacttagccgtttcgcgaggctctatgtgtggcgcccgtggcatcggcgccacacgggctagtgtggcgcccgtgtcatcggcgccacacatcgagcctcgcaaagcggctaagtcccggaggaattgtctcacggtatgttttggaggattacaagtgcatgtgtggcgccgttgggagggcgccacacatgctgccacgtcggacgggcgcgccggctcggcggcgagggGCCACGTCggcctgggtgtgtggcgccggcgggaggagagccacatgggcatgtgtggcgcccgtgggagggcgccacacaaaagggttagattggtgaaatagtttcgccggagggtcagtctgtgcttttcttccacttttgggttatttttgtgtaaatcgccacaaAAGGTGGCTATGTCATGTCCCACCTGATTGAGGCCGGAACGAGCGACCAGGAACTGTAGCAAGATTGAATGAACACCAGTAGCTCCAGACAACTAGCTGTCTGCCTCTCAGCCTCTCATACCGTATCTGCTTTTCTATTTTCATTTATCGGAAGTCTGCCGCTCAAAATCAACAAACCACCTAATTTTAGGCTAGGCGGCTCCATTTTCTCCTTGGAGCAGCTTGAATATCCAGAGATTCCGGCTAGCCTCTGTAGCTCCAACGTGCTGGTTCTGTCTTCTCACCGATCGAGTCGGCATCTCGACCACCGTGTCACGCAACATACATCAGCGGGGAAGAAAACAAAAGCTAGTGATAATTCTGCATGCATCCCATTCCCAGCCACACAGTGGATAAAAAAGTTGCTTCCTCTTTCTCAGACATTTACCCTCATGAATATTATCATGGAGATATCTTTGGTCACGCTAGTTCAAGAAGCTAGGTAAAACCAATGCTACGGATTTCACTCCGTGCTTTCTCTCTGCAGTACAAGCAAGCTTCAACATGTCGCTGGCACTGTTGACTTGAAAAGGACCCGTGCTTGAAAGGGAGCCATCAAACAAGTAGCACCAATTTGTCAACCGGTCCAATAAATCCTCGCAACAGTTGAAGAGAGCATACAGCTCATCGACGAAAATGCAGACCAGCAACTCAAAAGGAAGATGCAGGCTATTCTACATGGATAGGAGGATAAGATCACGCAAAATCTCTGAATTCCCATTCTAAACTCTCCTCAGCCATAGCTGACAACTTGATGCACAGTCGTTTATGGGCCAATGTCGGCTGCCAATATGCTGACCCAACTTTGGTTCAATGGCATGTGTCAGATATTCCAACAGATATCGCCCATATGACCATATTGTCTATGTATTGACAGTCTGAGTACGATACACCCAAGAATGCAGCATCTTCATCTAGTCACCAGGCATTCTACGATGTCTATTTTCTGCAGATACGAATTGTCAAATAGTGACGACCTACAATCAGATGGCATAAGAATAAGATAGCATGACAAGGTATTCGAATCATTAGCTGTTGGCTTGTTGCAGTTCAACCATAAGATTTCGATTTGCTGCGTATTATTATTTTAAAGGAAGAACGAGTGAAGATTTTGGACCCTCATCGGTTTTCAAGTATCACAGAAGGACAAGCCACCACAATAGAGGATCAGATCCCAAGAAATCTCATACATGTATAAGCAGCAGGAATATTGTGAAAATCCTTTTGCAGATTTAAGCCCACCTGAATTCAACATCGTATAGTCCCTTCATCTGATAACACATAAATTTACACTATTTGTTCTTGTATTCAGGAAGGTAGAACTACGTTCTGTTTTTCAGATACAACTGTAATttatttcttctccacatgataaTAATACAAACTACATGTAAAATGATGTTTTAACTGAAATAATGGAAAATTACGGACCATGGAGCGAATAATTTCAGTTCTTGCATCCAGGATATATATCCTGTTGTGTCTAATTACCGGCTACACAGAGCCAGAAAGTTGGCAAAATTAACAACAAAAGAATGAAAGCATGTGAGGACACAAAGAACAATGAAATAAAGGACTCAATCTAATCGTCAAGCAACTAGTGAACAAAAAGTCAAAAACATAAAGTTTTATGTATCTGAAAGAAATATAGTCGAACATGTAGCATGTTAGCAATGTACGAACCTGGAAGGCACTTCTGCGCAGATGGATCAGACTTATGTACCAACAAAGAATTTCTCATTTGTCTCATATTGCTAAAACATAATGAGGTACACATCTTCACGTGAAAATGATATTCTGAGGACAAGAACCCAACTCAGAACATAATTTTTGGGACAAGCAATTTGATTTGCTTCCTTAGCATTTGTACTGTCTGGTTCATAAGTCCCATAACACACACACCCTACGACCACGATCAATGAACAAAAGACCAACTAAATATACTATTATTCTACCTGCACAAATCTTGCCATCTGTGATAACCACATTTCAAACAGCACATGAGCCTGATAATTGTTAATCTCATATTTGTTGGGCAACCGATAATGTATGGAAACCATTTCAACTTAGCATTTCTCTAACTGAAATCTAGCACTTATTGTTCCCCTGCAAGTGTATCACTGCAGTAGCACATCCATGCTCAGACGTAACTGATATAAATGCAAATGTTTCCAGCCTTAAATAAAGAGTAAAGTAATAGATCACAAAAGAAGATGGAAAATATCTAGTGAACTAGTGAAGATTCATGATTTCATAGGATAGGATGATCCAATAACTACATGGAAGACAGAGACTCATTCTCCACCAAAAGCCACAACATGAGCTCCAAATGACGTTTGAATAGGAAAGGACATGGCAAGCCTTGGGTACTCTTACAAAAGTTCTCtagaaagtgaaaattcaaagtaTAAGACTAGTTCATCTTAGATGCCACAAGTCAATTAAGCTAAACTATTCTAAATTTTACCCAGGATGAGCATACTAGATTTTGCGGGACTTTGTTACTCTCTCATAGATATCTACTAAGACAGCAGGGCATGATCTTTTGAGGTGCGCATACCCTTGGGTTGCCACCACATCATCCATTCTATTTGAAGAGGTGACGAATTCCACACAAGCATCCTTCAGCCTGCTGCACTGATGCTGATCAGCTAGAGCTAATATGGTCGCAACAGATTCGACATCAAGACTTCTGCACAGAGTGCCTTCACATATCAGCTTCAACCTTTCAATTGCATAGCGATCAGCAGCCACTAGCAAGTGCTTAACCATTTCTTTATTCTCATCATCATCAAGATCTTCCATGGAAGGCAACGAATCCGTGTAGATGAAGTGCAGCAATGCCTTGAAAACAGCAGGCTGCATGTCTTTGACAGTTATCTTCCGGCTCGTCTTGTCTCTCATCGGTCCATAGAGCTCTGCCTTGAAGACCGGCGACCGCATAGCAAGCACAATCTTGTGCGCAATGAAAACCTCCCCTTTAACCTTGAATATCACATCTGCTTCCTCACCAGTCTCTAGCAATTTTCCAAGGTTATCAGACAAGTTTGATGGTGGCATCTGGACCTCCACAGGTTGGTCAACAAGTGGCTCCTTGATCACAGTTAGGTCGCACTCAATCATGAGGCAGTCATCCTGTAGTAGAGCAGACTTTTCCAGGTCGCTTTTCTGCATGGTCCCCATGGCAAATGTGTCCTTACTAGGGTCGAGAGAATTAAACAACATTGGCGATTCCAAGCAGGAGTGCCGCGATGAAGACAGCCCAGTGGCCCTGTTGATGAGCCTCAAGTCGAAGAGCGCCGGCACATCTTCAGCGCGCTTGCTCAGGAGCTCGAGGGATACTGAGAGGTAGTCCTTGTTGATGTCAACCATCGGAATTCCGTTAGGGCAGTAGCTGACGCACCATTCGTGCCCGCCAACGGAGAAGCGGGGTGACTGGATGAATTTACCGGCGCCCATGCCCTTATGCATGCTATACCCAACGATCTCGAACGCGAGCGTGGCCCGCGCCGTCGCGGGGGTGCACCTCGACGCCATCCTTTCTACTGGCGCGTGGGATCCTGCCATTGTGAAAGTTCTGTGATGGGATCTGGGATCTGGGAAAGCGTCGAGCGGTCTGGGAGTAGGGAATCGaatggcggcggcgccggggaaggtgggccggcggcgcgggggaagGTGGGCCGGCGGCGATCGGACGCGAGCCAAGGGTTTGGGCGAGCGTCGATTTGGGGACGAAGTTGCAGGACTCCGGAATCGCCAGATAAAAATCTCTGTATGCCGCCGCTATGTTCCGCGGTCCCACGCAGAAGCTTGGGCCCCTCCATGCCCTAAAAGGCCTAAAACAGATAGCGGCCCAAGGAGCCCCGCCCGTGTCTCATCCCAGACTCATGGGGCGTGTTTTGTAGGCTGTGAGCCCGTTGCCTCGCATCGGGCCCAGCTAAAACCGGCTCGTTTGGTTGCTTGTAAGAAGTTTGCGTTGTAGatcaaccggttctcaaagcacccttgTGACAAGTTCTGGAGAAACGCCCACGCCCGAATCGTCAGTTTTTCGTTATCGTGCCATTTTGCACGCCcgcgtgcaacggttgcacgcgtggagaagcgcGGGAGACACCGCGTTGTCTTGGTCCTCGCTCTCCAGTTCCAGGCACTGGTTCCCTCCTTCTCTCTCCCCATTCACTCATGTCACTGTCAGTCACCGCCCTGTCGcatcaaccgccgccatggcctcctcgcctcctccgccgccttcctctccaccGTCGATGGATCCAGCCGCCTGGTCGACGGCCACGAGGTCCAACGAGGTGTTGAATTGGCCATCGCCGTTCGCGAGCACGAGGCCGGCCGGCGTGGCAACTCGCAGTGCCGCCATCCTCGCTTTTCAAGCCACCGAGATTCGACCGGTGGATCCCTCGACAATGGGATTTTTTGCcccctccccactagggtttccgacggcgatggcgaccgcAATGGCGGCAGGTGCACCGGGCTCCACCAAGGAGATGGAGCCCCCGGCGGGGTTCGCGTCGACCCCGATGCaggcgccgatgccatggggcATGCCGCGCCCGCCTGCACCCAATGGTGCGCCGCGCGTCGCGCCACCGCCGGGGTTCAGCCAACAGCACCATCGGCGCCCCGCTTCCCGACCGCGGCACCGTCGCCGTACCAGATGACGTACGCTctagctccgcctcctcctccacccggatTTGGAGTGCGACCTCCTCGAGGACCTACTGGCGCCTgtgcgcgtcctcttccgcctcagaCTGGGCCGCTCTCACTCCACCCAATCGTAAGTACCCTCAATCGACTCCTCATCTGCTTGTTTAGATCGACTAGATGACATTGTAGATCACATATAGTTGTCCGACCGCTTAGATCTATGTGAATGTAGATGAGATTCATGGCAATGTGCATGCGTGTTCTTGACAATGGTTTTGCTTGCCAtaccaagctcaagcaccatgatggacttgacaatgtcaagtccttgacagtgcttgagcttggcattggcATTGTCCATGACATTGCTTGTGCTTGacaatgccaagctcaagcaccatgaTTGGCTTGacagtgcttgtgcttgtgtttgGCATTGGCACTGTCATTGTCATTGTCCATGACAGTGCTTGTGCTTGGCATTGGCATTGTCATATTGTCCATGACAGTACTTGTGCTTGGCATTGACATTGTCCATGacagtgcttgtgcttgtgtttgGCATTGGCACTGTCATTGTCATTGTCCATGACAGTGCTTGTGCTTGGCATTGGCATTGTCATATTGCCCATGACAGTACTTGTGCTTAGCATTGCCATTGTCCATGACAGTGCTTGTGCTtggcaatgccaagctcaagcaccatgaTGGACTTCGTAGTGCTTTGTGCTTCTACTTCGACTTGATCTTTttattgctaactctttgcattgTCATTGCATCTGCAGAACTGGCCCTTCCTGAAAGTGTTCTCGGAAGGGTCCATACTGGACGCAAGGGACATGGCCATCCAGGTGTAGCTGCATGATCCCAACGTAGCGTTCATTGAAGCCCACCACCAGATCACATCGCCAAGGGTTCACGCCGGCCGTCCTGCTAACTTGGGGCACGCAGCTAGGCAGCGTCTACCGGTGTT includes these proteins:
- the LOC124679143 gene encoding BTB/POZ and MATH domain-containing protein 1-like — protein: MAGSHAPVERMASRCTPATARATLAFEIVGYSMHKGMGAGKFIQSPRFSVGGHEWCVSYCPNGIPMVDINKDYLSVSLELLSKRAEDVPALFDLRLINRATGLSSSRHSCLESPMLFNSLDPSKDTFAMGTMQKSDLEKSALLQDDCLMIECDLTVIKEPLVDQPVEVQMPPSNLSDNLGKLLETGEEADVIFKVKGEVFIAHKIVLAMRSPVFKAELYGPMRDKTSRKITVKDMQPAVFKALLHFIYTDSLPSMEDLDDDENKEMVKHLLVAADRYAIERLKLICEGTLCRSLDVESVATILALADQHQCSRLKDACVEFVTSSNRMDDVVATQGYAHLKRSCPAVLVDIYERVTKSRKI